GTTGAGACTACTTACGCTTTATTGAAGCATGCCGGTTCACGCTCGACCATAACGCGCTCACCGGCGCAGAAGTCTGCGTGTAAGGACCTTGGTCGCAATGGTCAAAGCCCGACCATCACGCCCAAGGCCACTTACACTCCGACTTCTAACCGCGCCGGTTCACGCTCACTTCTCGATAATAACAACATCATGCACTTTCAATTTACGATGAACTTCATGTTCGATCTCGCTTTTGGCGGCGTGGTCGATTTTTAGCTCGGTCTTTGGTGTGTCTGGCAATAGTTTCTCGAGGACAAAATCAATTTCGGCATCTTTGATGGTGCGCTTGTCATGAGTCAGGACAATATCGATTTGGTCGAATCCTTCCACATAATAAACATGTACCGATCCTAACGTGTAAAGTTCAAAATACTTGACCGGCTTGCGACTATATAAAAAGCGCATGGTGTGCGGAAGCATTTTGTGTAAACTGGCATTAAGCCGAATGGGATTTTGAACTAATTTCATATAAATCGTCCCTTCTGTCTGACATTGAAAAAGTGACTTTAACTGTTTACCAATTTTATTTTATCAGGGAAACGTGGTCAATGCCTATGATAACGCTTGGAACGTGCTCGTGAGGCACAATATACAGGTTACAACGCACTCCTGATCGCGGTGCACAAAAAAACACCAGCAAAGTTCGCTGGTGTTTTATTTGTGTTCTTCTTTTTAAGGATAGGACGAAATTACATCATGCCGCCCATACCACCGGCTGCCGGGTTTGCACCTGCAGCACCCGCGTTGTTATCCTTTGGTTCTGGCTTGTCAGCAACAACCGCTTCAGTGGTCAGCATCAAAGCAGCAACTGATGCAGCATTTTGCAATGCGGAACGGGTAACCTTGGTTGGGTCGATGATACCTGACTTAGCCATGTCTTCCCATTCACCGGTTGAAGCATTGTAACCAATGCCTTGCTTTTCCTTCTTCAATTGTTCAACGATGACAGAACCTTCGCGGCCAGCGTTTTCGGCAATCTGGCGAACAGGTTCTTCAAGGGCACGCAGAACGATGTTGATCCCGGTCTGAACATCGCCTTCTTCTTTCAAAGCAGCAACGGCAGGGATGACGTCAACCAAGGCAGTACCACCGCCGGCAACGTAACCTTCTTCAACGGCAGCACGGGTCGCGTTCAAAGCATCTTCGATCCGATACTTACGTTCCTTCAATTCGG
Above is a window of Lacticaseibacillus casei DSM 20011 = JCM 1134 = ATCC 393 DNA encoding:
- a CDS encoding DUF1827 family protein, whose protein sequence is MKLVQNPIRLNASLHKMLPHTMRFLYSRKPVKYFELYTLGSVHVYYVEGFDQIDIVLTHDKRTIKDAEIDFVLEKLLPDTPKTELKIDHAAKSEIEHEVHRKLKVHDVVIIEK